CGCCGGTGGCCGCTTCCGTGAGCTGGTCTTCGCCGAATGTGGTCATACGCCGTACATTGAGCATCCTGACCAGTTCAACGCTGCATTCCACGATCACCTGCGTAACAGGTAACAGGCTTGAGCGGGAAAGTGAGAAAGCTATGCCAGTTATCCAGGCCGGAGATATTGAGGTTCACTACCTTGACGTTGGTGAAGGCGAGCCGATTATCTTCGTGCACGGCAATTGGGCCAGTTGCGGCTGGTGGCTACGGGTGCTCGAACGTCTCCCTGCCGGGTATCGTGGGCTGGCTCCCGATCTACGTGGTCGAGGCGCCACGCAGGGGCCAGACCACGACTACCGGATGCCCGCACTGGCCGCCGATCTGTGGCGTTTCGCCGATGCCCTCGGCATCCAACGCTGCCATCTGGTTGGACATTCGTTGGGGGCGGCGGTGGTCTTGCAGGCCGCACTCGATCAACCTGATCGGGTAGCAACGATTGCCGTGCTGGCACCGCCATGGGTTGATGGCATGCCCGACGAGGTCTATCAACCAGATCGGCAACAACTCTTGAAAGATAACCCTGATTTCTTTGCCCAGGCCATCAGGGCGATGGCACCAACCGCGCCAGATGACGAACTTTGGCGCGAACTGGTGACTATCGGTCACTCGCAGCGGCTGAGTGCTGCCAACGGGGCAATCAATGCACTGCGTGAATGGAAACCCGGTGATCGTCTGCGCACGATTGGCGCCCCGGCACTGGTGATGGGTGGCGAACTCGATCCGTTGGTGACCCCGGAGACGGTGAAGCGGGCAGCCGAGGCCCTGGGGGTCGAGCCACAGATTATTGCCGGGGTCGGTCACTCGGCCAATCTCGAAGCACCGGATCGATTCCTGGCGCTGTTGTTGCCCCATCTGGCAACAGCACGCGCTTCCTGAAGAGGATGTGAGCATGCATGCACTGACAGCAGGTACCCGTTATCAACGGCAACATACGATCAGCCAGGAAGACATCAACCGCTTTGCGGCGATTAGCGGCGATACGAACCCGATTCACACCGATCCGGCAGTCGCAGCGGCAACGCGCTTTGGGCGCACCATCGCTCACGGTATGCTGCTCTACGGTTACATCCGTGCCACACTGCGCAACCTGGCTCCATCAGCGGTACAGCAACAACAGACCCTCAGCTTTACCAATCCGGTCTTTGCCGGTGATACGGTTCATGTCACCGTGGAAGTGACCGGTAAGGACGATAACACGATCAATTGCACGGTCAACGTCACCCGTGCTGACGGTAAGGTCGCCTGTAGTGGTGAGACAAGATTGATTGTTGGGCATGAGTAATCTGGTAACCATTCTAACAAACGGCCCGGTTGTAACTCTCACCCTTAACCGGCCGATGCAGCACAACGGCCTGACGCCAGAGCTGTTAACCGAGCTGGAAGCGCACATTATTGCAGCACGTCAGCATCATGGACTACGGGCTATCGTCTTGCAAGCCAGTGGCACCTATTTTTCGTGCGGGACTGACCTGGTAGCCCTGGTCCGGCAAACCGACCGGCTCGCTTACGCCGATCATGGGTTGCGCCTGTTGCATCAGGTGATGTTGACGCTGATAGATCTGCCGGTGCCGTTCATTGTCGCTGTGCAGGGACCGGTGAACGGAAGCGCGCTGGGGCTGGTTGTGGTGGCTGACATCGTCCTGGTGACACCCAATGCCCATTTCACGGCCTACGCGACAACCCTCGGTCTGTCGCCGGAAGGAGGGTGGACGACGCTCTTGCCACGACTGATCGGCCAACGACGTGCCGGCGAAGTGTTACTTCTCGAACGGCCGATCACGGCCGAGGAGGCAGTGGCCTGGGGATTAGCAAACCGCCTGGTCGCGCCCGGCCATCTTTTTGACGAAGCCCAGGCCCTGGCCTACCAGATTGCAACGCAGATGCCGGGTAGTGTCGCCTGCACACGCCGGTTGCTCTGGGCGGAACGGGAACAGATCGCTGCCGCCCTCAATCGTGAACGAGAAGTGTATTGCGAGCGTATTCAGTCGATTGAGGCTGATCTTGGCTTGAAAGCCTTTCTCGACCGGCAACGCACAACAATGACCACGGAGGAAACGGTATGACAGCGCTGACCGTTGGAATGCAGGCGACCGTCCAGCGCGTGATCGATCAAGCCCTGATTGACGAATATGCACGGCTCTGCGATGACCAACCGCAAAAGACTGTGCCAGAACCGCTGATCGGTGCGCTGTTTTCCCACGTGCTGGGTGTCAAATTACCGGGAGCGGGGTCAGTATATCTCCGCCAGGAACTCATCTTCCACGATACGGCCCGTATTGGCGAGATGCTTACCGCAACGGTGACCATTACCCATATTCGGACCGATAAACCACTGGTTACGCTCCGCACGCAGTGTACCGGCAGTGACCAACGCCTGATTGTTGATGGCGAGGCACTCGTGATGGTGCCGCAAGTGTAACACGCTATGTTGTTCGGGCAACCGCCCGCCGGAATAATGCAGATGTCTGTGACAAAGGAGAGCGACCGATGCACACTGT
This genomic window from Chloroflexus aurantiacus J-10-fl contains:
- a CDS encoding alpha/beta fold hydrolase, with amino-acid sequence MPVIQAGDIEVHYLDVGEGEPIIFVHGNWASCGWWLRVLERLPAGYRGLAPDLRGRGATQGPDHDYRMPALAADLWRFADALGIQRCHLVGHSLGAAVVLQAALDQPDRVATIAVLAPPWVDGMPDEVYQPDRQQLLKDNPDFFAQAIRAMAPTAPDDELWRELVTIGHSQRLSAANGAINALREWKPGDRLRTIGAPALVMGGELDPLVTPETVKRAAEALGVEPQIIAGVGHSANLEAPDRFLALLLPHLATARAS
- a CDS encoding MaoC family dehydratase — its product is MHALTAGTRYQRQHTISQEDINRFAAISGDTNPIHTDPAVAAATRFGRTIAHGMLLYGYIRATLRNLAPSAVQQQQTLSFTNPVFAGDTVHVTVEVTGKDDNTINCTVNVTRADGKVACSGETRLIVGHE
- a CDS encoding enoyl-CoA hydratase/isomerase family protein; this encodes MSNLVTILTNGPVVTLTLNRPMQHNGLTPELLTELEAHIIAARQHHGLRAIVLQASGTYFSCGTDLVALVRQTDRLAYADHGLRLLHQVMLTLIDLPVPFIVAVQGPVNGSALGLVVVADIVLVTPNAHFTAYATTLGLSPEGGWTTLLPRLIGQRRAGEVLLLERPITAEEAVAWGLANRLVAPGHLFDEAQALAYQIATQMPGSVACTRRLLWAEREQIAAALNREREVYCERIQSIEADLGLKAFLDRQRTTMTTEETV